One Phaseolus vulgaris cultivar G19833 chromosome 4, P. vulgaris v2.0, whole genome shotgun sequence DNA window includes the following coding sequences:
- the LOC137836596 gene encoding 18.1 kDa class I heat shock protein-like, with protein MANSTTLVILSIFLSLFISHYGCCMPRYRFTPWSTFRHAIFPSRDTPAHVVHVPFDAPSVGNTFAAMVRADWRETGAALVMVLDIPGVKRSDVRVEMEENRVMRISGERREEEEEEGEKWHMAERTNGIFSRRFRMPANADLEKVTATVEDGVLRVTVAKKVAEKRT; from the coding sequence ATGGCTAACTCCACCACTCTTGTGATTCTCTCGATCTTCTTGTCTCTGTTCATCAGCCACTACGGCTGCTGCATGCCACGCTACAGATTCACGCCATGGAGCACCTTCCGTCACGCCATCTTCCCCTCACGCGACACGCCCGCGCACGTCGTCCACGTGCCCTTCGATGCGCCTTCCGTGGGCAACACGTTCGCCGCCATGGTGCGCGCGGACTGGAGGGAGACGGGTGCGGCGCTCGTCATGGTGCTCGACATTCCCGGCGTGAAGCGCTCCGATGTGAGGGTGGAGATGGAGGAGAACCGCGTGATGAGGATCAGCGGGGAGAGGagggaggaggaggaagaggagggCGAGAAGTGGCACATGGCGGAGAGGACCAACGGGATCTTCTCCAGACGGTTCAGGATGCCGGCGAATGCTGACCTGGAGAAGGTCACGGCGACGGTGGAAGACGGAGTTCTCAGGGTCACGGTGGCGAAGAAGGTGGCGGAGAAGAGGACATAG